The Mycolicibacterium parafortuitum nucleotide sequence GGTGCCGTTCGACGGGCGGCTGCGCCCGGGCGGCGTGATCGGCGGCAGCGCGCAGATGTCTCGCGCCGCCCGCCGCAAGCTTGTCGAGGTGTGCGCGGCGCTGGCCAGCTTCTACCCGACCCAGGACGATCACCACCGCGACCGGCGCTGACGCATCAGATCTGGCTGATGAGGGCCTCGATCGCGGCGGCCTCGGCTTGCGAGATCGGCTCTCCCGCTTCGCTGTGCTCGATGGCCTGCTCGGAAACACCTGCCGCCTGGGCGGTTTCGAGCACAGTCAGGTTGGCGCGGCGGCGCGCGGCGTAGAGCCGATGCCCGAGCGTCGCGCGCGGCGCGCGGGCGGCGCGCATCATCAGGTCGTCGTACAGGCCACGCACCGTGCTCAATGCCTTGATCAGGGTCGGCGTCACCCGGCCGATGCGGGCGGCGCGGGACGCCACCGCCTCGAGCTGGCGCAGATCGGTCAGGATCGCGGTGACCCGCGGGATGAACGTGTCGTCGTCGGGGCCAGGCAGCGCGGCGACGGTCGCGTCGAACGCGTGCACCGCGGTGATGACCGCCTGCGCGATCAGGGACACCTCGTCACCGCTGGGCTGTAATGTCTGCGCCGGCTGCGCCGAGGTGGTCCGCACCGGTTCGCCGCGGCGCAGTGCGGCGATGGCGCCGGAGGGCCACTGCAGGATCTCTTCGAGCCGCGCGCGGGTGCGCTCCCGCGGCCAACTGCGGCCCTTCTCGAAGGCGATCAATGCGCCGGCGTTGATGATTCCCTGAGCCGCCAGGCTCCGCTGGCTGATGTTCAGTTCACGCCGTCGCGCCGCGGCCGCCGATCCCGCGCGAACCATGCCGGGATCCGGCGCACCGATCGCTCCGTCGATCGGTTCGGCGTTGGTCATCTACCCGGGGTCCCTCGTGCGGTCTGGCGCGGCGCGGTCATCGTACCGAGCTATGTATCACGGCCGGCGATGCGGTTACCGAAGCAGCGCCGCACCAAAACTACATCATCTCGGCGGTCTATACCGTAACAATGCGACGGAATTGTGGCAGACTTCGCTCCGGCGCCCAAAACCGTAGCGCTGTCATTTAGCGACGTCAGGCGTATTGGCGTTGCGCGCACCGTAGTAAGGCGCGGGACTCTGATCCGCAATACCGCAGCACTAACTGTTGCAGCGCTACGGTTTGGCGGTTACGTTGTTCGACATCGCGGCGGAGACCGCCGGACCGGACGAGAAGGAGCGACCGATGAACGCCAAGTCGTGGGATGAGACGCCGATCGGCGAGTGCACGCGGGATCCCGAGCGGTGGACCACAACGGCTGATGACGACGCCAAGAAGATCTGCCGGTCCTGCCCCCGGCGGTGGCTGTGCGCCCGCGAGGCCTACGAGTCGCCGCGCGCGGAAGGCCTCTGGGCGGGGATCTACGTCCCGGAGTCCGGCCGCGGCCGGACTTTCGCGCTACGTCAGCTCAAGTCGCTGGCCGAGCAGAACGGCTACCCCGTCGGCACCCGCCGGGTGTACTACGCCGATATCGCGTGACGCGAACCGAGCTATCCCGAGCAGGAATACATCCCCGCACCCGTCGGTTACATGATGCGACGGTGCCGAGCATGCCCCGGGCCCCATCCACAAAAGTCGCTTCGAGCGACCACTCGCCGAGAGGCGCAGGCGGCACCGTCTCACCACACTCACCACGTGTCGACGAACCGGCTCCCCTCGGGGGCCGGTTTTTTCGTCCCCGCCGCCGCCAGCGTCGACGCGATCACCGCGCGGGTATCCGCCGGGTCGATCACGTCGTCGATCTCGAAAAGCATCGCCGCGTTGAGCGCCTTGGCGTTCTCCTGCGCCGCGGCGGTCGCCGCCGCCACGCGGGCTTCGCGCTCGGCCTCGTCGGGAATCGCCTCAAGCTCCTTGCGCAGCCCCAGCCGCACCGCGCCCTCCAGGCCCATCGGCCCGAGGTGCGCACCCGGCCAGGCCACCGTCAGCACCGGTTCGTGCAGGCTGCCGCCGGCCATCGCCTGCGCGCCCAATCCGTACCCGCGGCGCAGGATCACCGCGATCATCGGCACCCGAAGTGCGGCTCCGGCCACCAGCATTCGCGAGGCGCGGCGCACCAGGGACTCGGCTTCGGCGGCCGGCCCGACCATGTAGCCCGGGCAGTCGATCAGGGACACGACCGGCAACCCGAACGCATCGCAGAGCTGCAGGAAGCGGGCCGCCTTGTCCGATGCGGCCGCGGTGATCGCGCCCGCGGTGAACCGGGTGTCGTTGGCGATGATCCCGACGGGTCGTCCCTCGATCCGCGCCAGCGCCGTCACCATCTCCCGCGCGAACCGCGGCCGCAGGAAGGTCACCGAATCCTCGTCGGCGAGGGTCTCGATGATCGGCGCGACATCGTAGGCGCGGCGGGCGCGTTCGGGCACCGCGGTGCGCAGCGCCGACTGATCAGCGGCGCTCCAGGTGCCGACCGCTCCGTGGAAGTACCCGATCAGCCGTTTCGCGACAGCGACCGTCTCGGCTTCGTCGTCGACCAGCACGTCGACGTTGCCGTTGGGCTCCTGCACCGCCATCGGGCCGACGGCGTCGGGCGCGACATCGCCGAGCCCGCCCCCGGCGATCATCGCCGGACCTCCCATGCCCAGCGACGCATCCCGGGTCGCGACGATCAGATCGGACGCGCCGGCGATCACCGCGTTGCCGGCGAAGCAGCGGCCCTTGACCACCGCGATGCGCGGCACCAGCCCGGACAGCTTGGCCCACAACGCGAATGCCCTGGTGTCCAGTGACGACACCGCCGGGTAGTCGGTGTCGCCGGGGCGACCTCCCCCGCCCTCGGCGAAGAACACGGTCGGCAGCCGCATCCGCTCGATCAGCTCGAACAACCGGTCCTTCTTGCGGTGGCCCAACCCGCCCTGCGTCCCGGCCAGCACGGTGTAGTCGTAGGACAACACCGCGCACGGGTGTCCGTCGATCCGCGCGGTCCCGGCGACCAGCCCGTCGGCCGGGGTGCGCGCGATCAGGTCCTCGACCTCGCGGCGCATCCGTTGCGGGGCGATCGCGAACCGGCCGTACTCGACGAACGAGCCGTCGTCGACCAGATCGGCGACGTTCTCGCGGGCGGTGCGCCCACCGGCGGCGTGCCTGCGGGCCACCGCATCGGGGCGCGCGGCGTCCTGGGTCAGCGCGCGCCGGCGCGCCAGCTCGGCCAGGTCGTCGCGGATCGGCTCCTGCTCAGGCATCGAGTTTCGCGATGGCCGTGGCGATTTCGTCGAGCAGCGCATCGACCTGGCTCGCGTCGAAACCGCGCTTGCCGAACGGCGGCTTGTTGAACCGGACGTTGCGCACGTCCTGGGCGCTCAGGTGTCCGCGGCCCTCCAGGCGTCGCGCGCACAGCGCGAGGAAATCGGTGACCGCCTTCTCGTTGTACCCGCGCTTATTCCAGGGCGGCTTCTCGAAGGTGATGGTGCGCAGGTACTCGGCCGTGACGGTGCCGTCGCTCATGGCGCCAGAGTAGACGGACCGTGCAGTCGCTCAGATGGCGATCTGTTCGTCGCCGTCGCCGCGCCACACCTCGACGGCCTGCTGCAGCGGCAGATCCAGCGCGTCACACAGACTCACCACGGTGCCGAAGCTGGGGCTGGGCATCCTGCCGACCTCGATCTTGCGCAGCGTCTCCGGGGAGATCCCGGCCGCCCGGGCCACGTCGTCGGGTGCTCGGCCGGCCCTCGCCGTCCGGATCAGCGCACCGAGACGCTGTCCGGCGCGGATCTGTTCGGGACTCAACGGGACGCGCACCATGAAAGCCACCCTAGCCCAAGCGGTATTCAAATACCGATCCTGGTACTGTCGTTTCGGTATAAAAATACCGAGCACATGGAGCGATGCATGATCGAACTCAAGACGCCCGCCGAGATCGACAAGATGGCCGTCACCGGCGAATTCGTGGCGCAGACGCTGGCCACCCTGGCAGGCGTCGCCGAACCCGGGGTCAACGTGCTGGACCTCGAGCGGCGGGCCCGCACGCTCGTCGCCGACCGCGGCGCGGTGTCCTGCTACTGGGACTACGCCCCGTCGTTCGGCAGCGGTCCATTCCGCAACGTCATCTGCCTGTCGGTCAACGACGCTGTGCTGCACGGACTTCCGCGCGACCACGTGCTGCGCGACGGCGACCTGCTGTCGATGGACTTCGCGGTGTCGATCGACGGCTGGGTCGCCGACGCAGCCGTCACGATCGTCGTCGGCGACGGCCGCGACGACGCCGACCGGGCCCTGGTCGACTCCACCCGGCGGGCACTGGCCGCCGCCGTCGCCGCGGCGGTTCCGGGTGGGCACCTCGGTGACATCTCCGCGGCAATCGGTGCCGTCGCGCACAGTGGCGGTTACGCGGTCAACACCGATTTCGGCGGCCACGGAGTCGGCCGGACCATGCACGAGGATCCGCATGTCCCCAACCGCGGCAAGCCCGGCCGCGGCCTGGTGCTGCGGCCGGGCATGGTGCTGGCGCTGGAACCGTGGTGGGGCCGGGGGACGGCGCGGCTGACCGTCGACGACGACGGCTGGACGCTGCGCTCGGCGGACGGTTCGAACACCGCGCACTCCGAGCACACCGTCGCGATCACCGAGGACGGGCCGCGCGTGCTCACCACCCTCAACTAGTTATCCACAGGGCCGGGCTCGGCCCCTGTGGAGTGTCGGTGTGGCGGCATAGCGTTCGGACATGACGAACTGGATCAACACCGTGAGCCGCGATCACGTCGAGCGCGCGGTCCGCGGCCGCTTCACCCAGGCCAACCACGGCAAGCCGCACATGCTGCGCAAGATGGCGCGCGGCGACTGGCTGGTCTTCTACTCACCGAGAACGGTGTATCCGGACGGCCCACCGCTGCAGGCGTTCACCGCGATCGGCCGGGTCGCCGACGACGACGCCTAC carries:
- a CDS encoding helix-turn-helix domain-containing protein, with translation MTNAEPIDGAIGAPDPGMVRAGSAAAARRRELNISQRSLAAQGIINAGALIAFEKGRSWPRERTRARLEEILQWPSGAIAALRRGEPVRTTSAQPAQTLQPSGDEVSLIAQAVITAVHAFDATVAALPGPDDDTFIPRVTAILTDLRQLEAVASRAARIGRVTPTLIKALSTVRGLYDDLMMRAARAPRATLGHRLYAARRRANLTVLETAQAAGVSEQAIEHSEAGEPISQAEAAAIEALISQI
- a CDS encoding WhiB family transcriptional regulator produces the protein MNAKSWDETPIGECTRDPERWTTTADDDAKKICRSCPRRWLCAREAYESPRAEGLWAGIYVPESGRGRTFALRQLKSLAEQNGYPVGTRRVYYADIA
- a CDS encoding acyl-CoA carboxylase subunit beta, producing the protein MPEQEPIRDDLAELARRRALTQDAARPDAVARRHAAGGRTARENVADLVDDGSFVEYGRFAIAPQRMRREVEDLIARTPADGLVAGTARIDGHPCAVLSYDYTVLAGTQGGLGHRKKDRLFELIERMRLPTVFFAEGGGGRPGDTDYPAVSSLDTRAFALWAKLSGLVPRIAVVKGRCFAGNAVIAGASDLIVATRDASLGMGGPAMIAGGGLGDVAPDAVGPMAVQEPNGNVDVLVDDEAETVAVAKRLIGYFHGAVGTWSAADQSALRTAVPERARRAYDVAPIIETLADEDSVTFLRPRFAREMVTALARIEGRPVGIIANDTRFTAGAITAAASDKAARFLQLCDAFGLPVVSLIDCPGYMVGPAAEAESLVRRASRMLVAGAALRVPMIAVILRRGYGLGAQAMAGGSLHEPVLTVAWPGAHLGPMGLEGAVRLGLRKELEAIPDEAEREARVAAATAAAQENAKALNAAMLFEIDDVIDPADTRAVIASTLAAAGTKKPAPEGSRFVDTW
- a CDS encoding DivIVA domain-containing protein, which gives rise to MSDGTVTAEYLRTITFEKPPWNKRGYNEKAVTDFLALCARRLEGRGHLSAQDVRNVRFNKPPFGKRGFDASQVDALLDEIATAIAKLDA
- a CDS encoding helix-turn-helix domain-containing protein, which produces MVRVPLSPEQIRAGQRLGALIRTARAGRAPDDVARAAGISPETLRKIEVGRMPSPSFGTVVSLCDALDLPLQQAVEVWRGDGDEQIAI
- the map gene encoding type I methionyl aminopeptidase, whose protein sequence is MIELKTPAEIDKMAVTGEFVAQTLATLAGVAEPGVNVLDLERRARTLVADRGAVSCYWDYAPSFGSGPFRNVICLSVNDAVLHGLPRDHVLRDGDLLSMDFAVSIDGWVADAAVTIVVGDGRDDADRALVDSTRRALAAAVAAAVPGGHLGDISAAIGAVAHSGGYAVNTDFGGHGVGRTMHEDPHVPNRGKPGRGLVLRPGMVLALEPWWGRGTARLTVDDDGWTLRSADGSNTAHSEHTVAITEDGPRVLTTLN